From the genome of Paracoccus seriniphilus, one region includes:
- the hflX gene encoding GTPase HflX yields the protein MAELTSTEALPTRAYVLHPDLGQARNQRREPEHALAEAVALAHALPGIEIVGDEVARLREPNPGMLFGKGKLAEIGQRLEAVEAELVLIDGPVTPVQQRNLEKAWDVKILDRTGLILEIFADRARTREGVLQVELAALSYQRTRLVRAWTHLERQRGGLGFVGGPGETQIEADRRAIDEQMTRLRRQLERVVKTRTLHRAARAKIPYPIVALVGYTNAGKSTLFNRMTGAEVMAKDMLFATLDPTMRAIRLPDAAGGTSGRKIILSDTVGFISDLPTELVAAFRATLEEVLEADLILHVRDISHPETEEQAQDVAEILESLGVDEDVELIEVWNKIDALSEDTRKALRRTDARTEGVQAVSALSGEGLDDLVAAIDTHLARALDEPRESASVTLPFSDGRRRAWLHEAGVVEREEAGEDGLTLHLRWTARQKGAFYAMDETPEES from the coding sequence TTGGCCGAACTAACCTCGACCGAGGCTCTGCCGACCCGCGCCTATGTCCTTCATCCCGATCTTGGTCAGGCCCGCAACCAGCGGCGTGAGCCCGAGCATGCTCTGGCCGAGGCCGTTGCACTGGCCCATGCCCTGCCGGGAATCGAGATTGTCGGGGATGAGGTGGCGCGTCTGCGCGAGCCCAATCCCGGAATGCTGTTCGGCAAGGGAAAGCTGGCCGAAATCGGTCAGCGCCTCGAGGCTGTCGAAGCCGAGCTTGTCCTGATTGACGGGCCGGTGACCCCGGTTCAGCAACGCAATCTGGAAAAGGCCTGGGACGTCAAGATTCTGGACCGGACCGGCTTGATCCTCGAGATCTTTGCCGATCGCGCCCGCACCCGTGAAGGCGTATTGCAGGTCGAACTGGCCGCATTGTCCTATCAGCGCACGCGACTGGTCCGGGCATGGACCCACCTCGAGCGTCAGCGGGGCGGACTGGGTTTTGTCGGCGGTCCCGGGGAAACCCAGATCGAGGCCGACCGGCGCGCCATTGACGAACAGATGACGCGTTTGCGCCGGCAGTTGGAACGTGTCGTCAAGACCCGCACGCTGCATCGTGCCGCACGCGCCAAGATTCCCTATCCGATTGTCGCGCTGGTGGGCTATACCAACGCCGGAAAATCGACGCTGTTCAACCGCATGACCGGCGCCGAGGTGATGGCCAAGGACATGCTGTTCGCGACGCTGGATCCGACCATGCGGGCCATCCGGCTGCCCGATGCCGCCGGGGGCACCTCGGGGCGCAAGATCATCCTGTCGGACACCGTGGGCTTTATCAGCGACCTGCCGACCGAACTGGTCGCCGCCTTTCGTGCCACCCTGGAAGAGGTTCTGGAAGCCGATCTGATTCTGCATGTGCGCGATATCAGCCATCCCGAGACCGAAGAGCAGGCCCAGGACGTGGCCGAGATCCTGGAAAGCCTTGGCGTCGATGAGGATGTCGAACTGATCGAGGTCTGGAACAAGATCGATGCCCTGTCCGAAGACACGCGCAAGGCCCTGCGCCGCACTGATGCCAGAACCGAAGGCGTGCAGGCGGTCAGCGCCCTCAGCGGAGAAGGGCTGGATGATCTGGTCGCGGCCATCGATACGCATCTGGCCCGCGCCTTGGATGAGCCGCGCGAATCCGCAAGCGTGACCTTGCCCTTCAGCGACGGTCGCCGCCGCGCCTGGCTGCATGAGGCCGGTGTGGTCGAGCGTGAAGAAGCGGGCGAGGATGGTCTGACATTGCATCTGCGCTGGACCGCGCGCCAGAAAGGCGCATTCTACGCCATGGATGAAACGCCCGAGGAAAGCTGA
- the fabA gene encoding bifunctional 3-hydroxydecanoyl-ACP dehydratase/trans-2-decenoyl-ACP isomerase produces the protein MAMSQTSFDRDDLLACARGELFGQGNAQLPEPPMLMMDRITDISEDRGPHGKGHVVAEFDINPDLWFFGCHFPGNPIMPGCLGLDGLWQLTGFNLGWRGWEGRGYALGVGEVKLTGMVRPDRKMLRYFVDFTKAVQTRRLTMGVADGRVEADGEVIYQVKDMKVALSTS, from the coding sequence ATGGCAATGTCCCAAACCAGCTTTGATCGCGACGATCTGCTTGCCTGTGCGCGGGGCGAGCTGTTTGGCCAGGGCAATGCCCAATTGCCCGAACCGCCCATGCTGATGATGGATCGCATCACCGATATCTCGGAAGATCGCGGCCCCCATGGCAAGGGCCATGTCGTGGCGGAATTCGACATCAATCCGGACCTGTGGTTCTTCGGATGCCATTTCCCCGGCAACCCGATCATGCCCGGCTGCCTTGGTCTTGACGGCCTGTGGCAGCTGACCGGCTTCAACCTGGGCTGGCGCGGCTGGGAAGGCCGCGGTTACGCATTGGGTGTCGGCGAGGTCAAGCTGACCGGAATGGTGCGCCCCGACCGCAAGATGCTGCGCTATTTCGTAGATTTCACCAAGGCCGTGCAGACCCGCCGCCTGACCATGGGTGTCGCGGATGGACGTGTCGAGGCAGATGGCGAAGTCATCTACCAGGTCAAGGACATGAAAGTCGCCCTGTCGACCAGCTGA
- a CDS encoding enoyl-ACP reductase FabI, producing MGDLLKGKRGLVMGVANERSIAWGIAKAAAAEGAELAFSYQGEAFGKRVIPLAESVGSDFLLDVDVTDDASLDLAFEQIQQRWGKLDFVIHAIAYSNKEELTGRFVNTSRSNFKHSLEISCYSLIEVARRAHPLMEAGGSIITLTYGGSNRVTPFYNVMGVAKAALEASVRYLANDLGPDGIRVNAISPGPMKTLAGAAIGGARKTFRHTEANAPLRANATLEAIGGTAVWLLSDWGGCTTGEIVTVDGGYHVLGMPQSENL from the coding sequence ATGGGCGATCTTCTGAAGGGCAAGCGCGGGCTTGTGATGGGGGTCGCCAATGAGCGGTCCATTGCATGGGGCATTGCCAAAGCCGCCGCCGCCGAAGGTGCCGAACTGGCGTTCAGCTATCAGGGCGAGGCCTTTGGCAAGCGCGTCATCCCGCTGGCGGAAAGCGTCGGATCGGATTTTCTTCTTGATGTCGATGTGACCGACGACGCCTCTCTGGATCTGGCCTTCGAGCAGATCCAGCAGCGTTGGGGCAAGCTGGATTTCGTCATCCACGCCATCGCCTATTCCAACAAGGAAGAGCTGACCGGCCGTTTCGTGAACACCAGCCGTTCGAATTTCAAGCACAGCCTGGAAATCTCGTGCTATTCGCTGATCGAGGTCGCACGTCGCGCCCATCCGCTGATGGAAGCAGGCGGCAGCATCATCACCCTGACCTATGGCGGCTCGAACCGGGTCACGCCGTTCTATAACGTCATGGGCGTGGCCAAGGCGGCACTGGAAGCCTCGGTCCGCTATCTGGCCAATGATCTTGGCCCCGACGGCATCCGCGTCAACGCCATCTCGCCCGGTCCGATGAAGACGCTGGCCGGTGCGGCCATTGGCGGCGCACGCAAGACCTTCCGCCACACCGAGGCCAATGCCCCGCTGCGGGCCAATGCCACGCTGGAGGCGATTGGTGGCACCGCAGTCTGGCTGTTGTCGGACTGGGGCGGCTGCACCACCGGCGAGATCGTGACCGTGGATGGCGGCTATCACGTTCTGGGCATGCCTCAGAGTGAAAACCTGTGA
- a CDS encoding haloacid dehalogenase type II produces MIYVFDAYGTLFDVDGAARQAAETDAALKDIWAALSADWRRKQLEYSWLRAITGDHADFWQVTSEALDWAAERHGATADQAARLLELYRELPAYPEVPEVLDRLRAKGARTAIFSNGSPQMLADAAQSAGIGDRLDALLSVETVGRFKPAEESYRIVTDHFDCAPEQINFVSSNGWDIYGATRFGFVTNWVNRSRLPTDRLPQRPVRILADLKGLQ; encoded by the coding sequence GTGATCTATGTCTTTGACGCATACGGCACCCTGTTCGATGTCGACGGAGCCGCGCGCCAGGCCGCAGAAACCGATGCCGCGCTGAAGGATATCTGGGCGGCATTGTCGGCGGACTGGCGGCGCAAGCAACTGGAATACAGCTGGTTGCGCGCCATCACCGGCGATCACGCCGATTTCTGGCAGGTCACATCCGAGGCCCTGGACTGGGCCGCCGAGCGCCATGGCGCCACGGCCGATCAGGCTGCCCGTCTGCTGGAGTTGTATCGTGAGTTGCCCGCCTACCCCGAAGTGCCCGAGGTCCTGGACCGGCTGCGCGCCAAGGGGGCCAGAACGGCGATCTTCTCCAATGGTTCGCCACAGATGCTGGCCGATGCTGCCCAAAGCGCCGGAATCGGCGACCGGCTGGATGCGCTGCTTTCGGTCGAGACAGTCGGTCGCTTCAAACCCGCCGAGGAAAGCTATCGGATCGTGACCGATCACTTCGACTGCGCGCCCGAACAGATCAATTTCGTGTCCTCAAATGGCTGGGACATCTACGGCGCCACCCGTTTTGGCTTTGTGACCAATTGGGTCAACCGTTCGAGACTGCCAACAGACCGCCTGCCCCAACGTCCGGTCCGGATTCTAGCCGACCTGAAAGGCCTGCAATGA
- a CDS encoding potassium transporter TrkG, whose product MPVLLRLPLFIQLSVLVGLMMLIPASYASVTDHDAIARNFLYAALLVLVLAGLVGLATVANPPERRARNTLLSMLATMALLPVILAFPFAESLPDTGMFNAWWEMVSSLTTTGASLYSADLLPAPLHLWRALVGWMGGFFMLVAAVAVLAPLRVGGFELMASPYGRSENFDKLPESANPRELQPHLSSPEFRTRLNNPSYRLFRAAQSVFPVYAGLTLLAWLGLLLLGDESLVALCRAMGTLATSGIAPDLGAAQNNAGLSGEVLIFLFMIPALSRRFWPGGQELRATDHLKDDPELRMAFGLVVVVTAILFLRHFLGAIESGGTGIRDTVGLAKGLSAFWGGMFNTLSYLTTTGWNSVDWQGARAWSGLTSPGLILAGLAMMGGGVATTAGGVKLLRVYALARHGEREMEKIIHPSSVSGGGRIARRLRREGAYLAFIFFMLFACSIAATVALVSIQQIEFDTATILSIAALTNTGPLAGAIPLTPAFDATAGVASAPWDGWSGLPLFTKAVLAGAMIVGRLETLAILALFSPDFWRR is encoded by the coding sequence ATGCCGGTCCTTCTGCGTTTGCCCCTGTTCATCCAGCTCAGCGTTCTGGTCGGGCTGATGATGTTGATCCCGGCAAGCTATGCCTCGGTGACGGATCACGACGCAATCGCGCGCAATTTCCTGTATGCCGCGCTGCTGGTGCTGGTGCTGGCCGGGCTGGTCGGGCTGGCAACCGTGGCCAATCCGCCCGAGCGGCGGGCGCGGAACACCCTGTTGAGCATGCTCGCGACGATGGCCTTGCTGCCGGTCATCCTGGCCTTTCCCTTTGCCGAAAGCCTGCCTGACACCGGGATGTTCAACGCATGGTGGGAAATGGTGTCATCCCTGACCACCACCGGCGCATCGCTTTATTCCGCCGATCTGCTGCCCGCGCCGCTGCATCTGTGGCGGGCGCTGGTGGGCTGGATGGGCGGCTTCTTCATGCTGGTGGCGGCCGTGGCCGTTCTTGCGCCGCTGCGTGTGGGCGGGTTCGAACTGATGGCTTCGCCCTATGGCCGCAGCGAAAATTTCGACAAGCTGCCCGAATCCGCCAATCCGCGCGAGTTGCAACCGCATCTTTCCTCGCCCGAGTTTCGCACGCGGCTGAACAACCCCTCCTACAGGCTGTTTCGCGCCGCGCAATCTGTCTTTCCTGTCTATGCGGGGCTGACGCTGCTGGCCTGGCTGGGGCTGTTGTTGCTGGGGGATGAATCCCTTGTCGCCCTGTGCCGGGCCATGGGCACGCTGGCAACCAGCGGCATCGCGCCCGATCTGGGTGCGGCGCAGAACAATGCCGGCCTGTCGGGCGAGGTGCTGATCTTCCTGTTCATGATCCCGGCGCTGTCGCGACGTTTCTGGCCCGGCGGGCAAGAGCTGCGCGCCACCGACCACTTGAAGGATGATCCCGAACTGCGCATGGCCTTTGGACTGGTTGTCGTGGTCACGGCAATCCTGTTTCTTCGCCATTTCCTGGGGGCGATTGAATCGGGCGGCACGGGCATTCGTGACACGGTGGGTCTGGCCAAGGGGCTTTCGGCCTTCTGGGGCGGTATGTTCAACACGCTCAGCTATCTGACGACGACCGGCTGGAACTCGGTCGACTGGCAGGGCGCACGCGCCTGGTCGGGGCTGACGTCGCCGGGGCTGATCCTGGCCGGTCTGGCGATGATGGGCGGCGGGGTCGCCACGACGGCAGGCGGGGTCAAGCTGTTGCGCGTCTATGCCCTGGCGCGCCACGGCGAACGCGAAATGGAAAAGATCATACACCCCAGCTCGGTTTCCGGCGGCGGTCGAATCGCGCGCAGGTTGCGCCGGGAAGGGGCCTATCTGGCCTTTATCTTCTTCATGCTGTTCGCCTGCTCGATCGCTGCGACGGTGGCCCTGGTGTCCATCCAGCAGATCGAATTCGATACCGCCACGATCCTGTCGATTGCGGCACTGACCAATACCGGACCGCTTGCCGGAGCCATTCCGCTGACCCCGGCCTTTGATGCCACGGCGGGTGTGGCCTCGGCCCCCTGGGACGGTTGGTCGGGTCTGCCGCTGTTCACCAAGGCGGTGCTGGCAGGGGCGATGATCGTGGGTCGGCTGGAGACGCTGGCCATTCTGGCGCTGTTTTCCCCCGATTTCTGGCGCCGCTAG
- a CDS encoding carbohydrate kinase family protein — protein MILCAGESLIDMVPENGTFRPLAGGAVYNTTVALGRLGEDVAYLWPISRDSFGEMLLAPLNEAGINIDLCPRTDRLTTLALVTLDQGEAVYSFYDEGSAGRMLSPDDIPALPDHITAIFAGGISLVPDPCGAAIERLIEQNHTKLPVFLDPNIRPFFIQDAPAFRARLNRIIPQCDIVKLSSDDLAWLYPDLDAPEAAQKVLQMGPRIVLQTGGSAGSHAHWAGETVTAPAIRTTVADTIGAGDTFNAGVLASLRRQGVLGKEALAGISGEQIKAALTLGAQAAAVTVSRAGANPPWQHEMPGN, from the coding sequence ATGATCCTGTGTGCAGGTGAATCGCTGATCGACATGGTACCCGAGAACGGTACCTTTCGCCCCCTTGCCGGTGGCGCGGTCTATAACACCACCGTTGCTCTGGGGCGGCTGGGCGAAGATGTTGCCTATCTGTGGCCGATCAGCCGCGACAGTTTCGGCGAAATGCTGCTGGCACCGCTGAATGAAGCCGGAATCAATATCGATCTCTGCCCCCGTACCGACCGGCTGACCACGCTGGCGCTTGTCACATTGGATCAGGGCGAAGCGGTCTATTCCTTCTATGACGAAGGATCGGCCGGGCGGATGCTCTCTCCCGATGACATACCCGCCCTGCCCGATCATATCACGGCCATCTTCGCAGGCGGGATCAGCCTTGTCCCCGATCCCTGTGGTGCGGCGATCGAAAGGCTGATCGAACAGAATCACACCAAGCTGCCGGTATTCCTGGATCCAAATATCCGTCCCTTCTTCATCCAGGACGCCCCGGCCTTTCGCGCGCGGCTGAACCGGATCATCCCGCAATGCGATATCGTGAAGCTGTCCAGCGATGATCTTGCCTGGCTCTATCCCGATCTCGATGCGCCCGAGGCCGCGCAGAAGGTCTTGCAGATGGGCCCGCGGATCGTGCTGCAAACCGGCGGCTCGGCCGGGTCCCATGCGCATTGGGCAGGGGAAACCGTCACCGCCCCGGCAATCCGCACCACGGTTGCGGATACCATCGGCGCAGGGGATACCTTCAATGCTGGCGTGCTGGCCAGCCTGCGCAGACAGGGCGTTCTGGGAAAAGAGGCGCTGGCCGGCATCAGCGGCGAACAGATCAAGGCCGCGCTGACCCTTGGCGCGCAAGCGGCCGCGGTCACGGTGTCGCGCGCGGGTGCGAACCCGCCATGGCAACATGAAATGCCCGGCAACTGA
- a CDS encoding alpha/beta fold hydrolase, with amino-acid sequence MTRYFTTADGAKLAYSDEGTGLPVLCLAGLTRNMADFDYVAPQMKDVRMIRMDYRGRGQSDHTGSATYTVPQEGKDAIALLDHLGIEKAAILGTSRGGLIGLLLAAMAHDRMLGLCLNDVGPEIEQAGLQRIFDYIGRAPAAPTYDALAERLPAAMPGFANVPEGRWRADAEKHYEQTDDGLKLRYDPSLREAFLAAFEGEAPDLWPLWDATADMPVALIRGANSDLLSPEVAARMQARRPDMIFAEVPDRAHIPWLDEPEAQPAIRDWLQQCQTRFTG; translated from the coding sequence ATGACCCGCTATTTCACCACCGCCGACGGCGCGAAACTGGCCTATTCCGACGAAGGCACCGGACTTCCCGTGCTCTGCCTGGCAGGGCTGACCCGGAACATGGCCGATTTCGACTATGTCGCGCCGCAGATGAAAGATGTGCGGATGATCCGGATGGATTATCGCGGGCGCGGACAGTCGGATCATACCGGCAGCGCCACCTATACGGTCCCGCAGGAAGGCAAGGACGCCATCGCGCTTCTGGACCATCTGGGCATCGAGAAGGCCGCGATTCTGGGAACCTCTCGCGGCGGGTTGATCGGCCTGCTGCTGGCGGCGATGGCGCATGACCGGATGCTGGGCCTGTGCCTGAATGACGTCGGCCCCGAGATCGAGCAAGCCGGGCTGCAGCGCATTTTCGACTATATCGGCCGCGCACCGGCCGCGCCGACCTATGACGCCCTGGCAGAGCGCCTGCCTGCTGCCATGCCGGGTTTCGCCAATGTCCCCGAGGGACGTTGGCGCGCGGATGCCGAAAAGCACTATGAGCAGACCGATGACGGGCTGAAACTGCGCTATGACCCCAGCCTGCGCGAGGCCTTTCTGGCCGCCTTCGAGGGCGAGGCACCGGATCTGTGGCCCCTGTGGGATGCCACCGCAGACATGCCCGTCGCATTGATCCGTGGCGCCAATTCCGATCTGTTGTCGCCCGAGGTCGCCGCCAGAATGCAGGCACGCCGCCCTGACATGATCTTTGCCGAGGTCCCCGACCGCGCACATATTCCCTGGCTGGACGAACCCGAGGCGCAACCCGCGATCCGGGACTGGCTGCAGCAATGCCAGACCCGTTTCACCGGTTGA
- the fabB gene encoding beta-ketoacyl-ACP synthase I, producing the protein MRRVVITGLGIVSPIGNNADEVTESLRTGRSGIVAAPEYAEHGFRSQVHGMPQIVLEDHIDKRNLRFMGPGAAYNFIAMEQAVKDSGLEESDVSNPRSGLIMGSGGPSTSNFFDAHQIVIEKGAPKRMGPFMVTRCMSSTNSACLATPFKIKGVNYSITSACATSAHCIGNGVEQIQMGKQDIVFAGGGEELDWTLSCLFDAMGAMSSKYNDTPETASRPYDATRDGFVIAGGGGVVVLEELEHAKARGAKIYAEVTGYGATSDGHDMVAPSGEGGERAMRLAISTLPEGRKVSYINAHGTSTPVGDLGELKAVRRIFGEGSTPPVSSTKSLTGHSLGATGVHEAIYSLLMLQNDFIAASANVQTLDPEINPGEIATTRVDDAGLDSVLSNSFGFGGTNASLLMSKFLE; encoded by the coding sequence ATGCGACGCGTCGTCATCACCGGGCTCGGTATCGTATCCCCCATTGGCAATAATGCCGATGAGGTCACTGAAAGCCTGCGCACCGGCCGCTCGGGCATTGTTGCAGCACCTGAATATGCCGAACATGGCTTTCGCAGCCAGGTGCACGGCATGCCTCAGATCGTGCTGGAAGACCACATCGACAAGCGCAACCTGCGCTTCATGGGACCGGGCGCGGCCTATAACTTCATCGCCATGGAACAGGCGGTCAAGGACAGCGGGCTGGAGGAAAGCGATGTCTCCAACCCCCGCAGCGGCCTGATCATGGGATCGGGCGGACCATCCACCTCGAACTTCTTTGACGCCCATCAGATCGTCATCGAAAAGGGCGCGCCCAAACGCATGGGCCCCTTCATGGTCACGCGCTGCATGTCATCGACCAATTCCGCCTGTCTTGCGACCCCGTTCAAGATCAAGGGCGTCAACTACTCGATCACCTCGGCCTGCGCGACCAGCGCGCATTGCATCGGCAATGGCGTCGAACAGATCCAGATGGGCAAGCAGGACATCGTCTTCGCCGGCGGCGGCGAGGAACTGGACTGGACCCTGTCCTGCCTGTTCGATGCCATGGGCGCGATGTCGTCGAAATACAACGACACGCCCGAAACCGCATCCCGTCCCTATGACGCGACCCGCGACGGTTTCGTGATCGCAGGCGGGGGCGGTGTCGTCGTTCTGGAAGAACTGGAACATGCCAAGGCGCGTGGCGCCAAGATCTATGCCGAGGTCACCGGCTATGGTGCAACTTCGGACGGCCATGACATGGTGGCGCCCTCCGGCGAGGGGGGCGAACGCGCGATGCGCCTGGCCATCAGCACCCTGCCCGAGGGCCGCAAGGTCAGCTATATCAATGCGCATGGCACATCGACCCCGGTCGGTGACCTGGGCGAACTGAAGGCCGTGCGCCGCATCTTTGGCGAAGGGTCCACCCCGCCGGTCAGCTCGACCAAGTCGCTGACCGGTCACAGCCTTGGCGCAACCGGTGTGCATGAGGCGATCTATTCGCTGCTGATGTTGCAAAATGACTTCATTGCAGCATCTGCAAATGTGCAGACACTGGACCCCGAGATCAACCCGGGTGAAATTGCGACGACCCGGGTGGACGATGCAGGGCTGGATTCGGTTCTGTCCAACAGCTTCGGCTTTGGCGGCACCAACGCATCCCTGTTGATGTCGAAGTTCCTGGAATAA
- the hfq gene encoding RNA chaperone Hfq yields the protein MAGDKQNLQDAFLNHVRKAKVPVTIFLINGVKLQGVITWFDNFCVLLRRDGQSQLVYKHAISTIMPGQPISLYEGDD from the coding sequence ATGGCTGGCGATAAACAGAACCTGCAGGACGCGTTTCTCAACCATGTCCGCAAGGCAAAGGTTCCGGTGACGATCTTTCTGATCAATGGTGTCAAATTGCAGGGCGTGATCACCTGGTTTGACAATTTCTGCGTGCTGTTGCGCCGGGACGGCCAGTCCCAGCTGGTCTATAAACACGCGATCAGCACGATCATGCCGGGTCAGCCCATTTCGCTTTACGAAGGTGATGACTGA
- a CDS encoding zinc ribbon domain-containing protein, whose amino-acid sequence MSSKPSEFRYPCDNCGASLRFQPGQESLICDYCGHEQKIGAGAARAPARQNDPATRTGGAAPQADRALQWDASHKAPELTEIPLQEGLRIDGASDLSHEVRTLSCPNCGAKMDVTSKVHASACPFCATPVVTDTGASRQIKPQGVLPFALSEEQARKAMEDWLGRLWFAPSGLLAYARRGRRMRGVYSPYWTFDARTRSSYSGQRGDAYYETVHVTREVNGRRQRVAKQVRRIRWRRVRGQISRNFNDVLVLATTSLPRRFTDGLTPWDLSDLRPYRPDYLAGFEAEGYTVALSDGHATARQEMAAVIMNDARRDIGGDEQRIDRIDTRHSDETFKHILLPIWSAAYKYNGRSYRFLVNAQTGRVQGERPWSVWKITAAVIATLIALAVFLYFAQSGGYEQLQGAIPRSG is encoded by the coding sequence ATGTCCAGCAAACCGAGCGAATTTCGCTATCCCTGCGACAACTGCGGGGCCAGCCTGCGCTTCCAGCCCGGCCAGGAGTCACTGATTTGCGACTATTGTGGCCATGAACAGAAAATCGGTGCGGGCGCGGCCCGTGCCCCCGCGCGGCAAAACGATCCCGCCACCCGCACCGGCGGGGCCGCACCGCAGGCAGACCGGGCGTTGCAATGGGATGCCAGCCACAAGGCCCCCGAACTGACCGAGATCCCGCTGCAGGAGGGATTGCGAATCGACGGTGCCTCGGACCTGTCGCATGAGGTGCGCACGCTGTCCTGCCCCAACTGCGGCGCGAAGATGGACGTGACCTCAAAGGTTCACGCCAGTGCCTGCCCCTTTTGCGCAACGCCGGTGGTGACCGATACCGGGGCCTCGCGCCAGATCAAGCCGCAGGGCGTGCTGCCCTTTGCGCTGAGCGAGGAACAGGCCCGCAAGGCGATGGAAGACTGGCTGGGGCGGCTGTGGTTCGCGCCCTCGGGCCTGTTGGCCTATGCGCGGCGCGGGCGGCGAATGCGCGGGGTCTATTCGCCCTATTGGACCTTTGATGCCAGAACCCGCTCCAGCTATTCGGGACAGCGCGGCGATGCCTATTACGAGACGGTTCATGTCACCCGCGAAGTGAACGGACGCCGCCAGCGCGTTGCCAAACAGGTCCGCCGCATTCGCTGGCGCAGGGTGCGCGGGCAGATCAGCCGCAACTTCAACGATGTGCTGGTTCTCGCGACGACCTCGTTGCCGCGGCGCTTTACCGACGGGCTGACCCCCTGGGATCTGTCGGACCTGCGCCCCTATCGCCCCGATTACCTGGCCGGATTCGAGGCCGAGGGCTATACGGTCGCCCTTTCCGATGGCCATGCCACGGCACGTCAGGAAATGGCTGCGGTCATCATGAATGACGCCCGTCGTGACATTGGCGGTGACGAACAGCGCATCGATCGCATCGACACCCGCCACAGTGACGAGACCTTCAAACATATCCTTCTGCCGATCTGGAGCGCGGCCTACAAATATAACGGCCGAAGCTATCGCTTTCTGGTCAACGCCCAGACCGGACGCGTCCAGGGCGAGCGGCCATGGTCGGTCTGGAAAATCACGGCTGCCGTCATTGCGACACTGATAGCGCTAGCAGTTTTCCTTTATTTTGCCCAGTCGGGCGGATATGAGCAGTTGCAAGGCGCAATTCCACGCAGCGGATGA
- a CDS encoding SPFH domain-containing protein, which yields MSIFDIFGGEFIDIIEWTDDTRDTMVWRFETVGHAIKYGAKLTVREGQAAVFVHEGQLADVFGPGLYLLETNNLPVLTRLQHWDHGFRSPFKSEIYFVNTTRFNNQKWGTKNPIIARDPEFGPVRLRAYGTYSMRVSDPARFMGEIVGTDGEFTSDEISFQIRNVIVQEFSRMIAGSGIPVLDMAANTDQLGKMVAKAIEPVIAAYGVAIPEFYIENISLPQAVEQMLDKRTSMGIIGDLDRFSQYAASEAALNASQNQGGAGAGMGAAMGAAMGMGLTRGPWGGAAQQQAAPAPVAPPPLPGKQVETVWHVARDGKADGPYGRGHLGRLAAKGEFTRDTLVWTPGQDGWLPADDVPELAQLFTMMPPPLPR from the coding sequence ATGAGCATTTTCGACATTTTCGGTGGCGAGTTCATCGACATCATCGAATGGACCGATGACACGCGCGACACGATGGTCTGGCGCTTTGAAACCGTCGGCCATGCGATCAAATACGGTGCCAAGCTGACCGTCCGCGAAGGTCAGGCCGCGGTCTTTGTCCATGAAGGGCAATTGGCCGATGTCTTTGGGCCCGGTCTCTATCTGCTGGAAACCAACAACCTGCCTGTCCTGACCCGGCTGCAGCACTGGGACCACGGCTTTCGCAGCCCCTTCAAGTCGGAAATCTATTTCGTCAACACGACGCGGTTCAACAACCAGAAATGGGGCACCAAGAATCCCATCATCGCCCGCGATCCCGAATTCGGCCCGGTCCGGCTGCGCGCCTATGGAACCTATTCCATGCGGGTCAGTGATCCGGCACGCTTCATGGGGGAAATTGTCGGGACCGATGGCGAATTCACCAGCGACGAAATCAGCTTTCAGATCCGCAATGTCATCGTGCAGGAGTTTTCGCGCATGATCGCCGGCTCGGGCATTCCGGTGCTGGACATGGCGGCCAATACCGACCAGCTGGGCAAGATGGTCGCCAAGGCCATCGAGCCGGTGATCGCGGCCTATGGCGTCGCGATTCCGGAATTCTACATCGAGAATATCAGCCTGCCCCAGGCCGTCGAGCAGATGCTGGACAAGCGCACATCGATGGGCATCATCGGCGATCTCGACCGCTTCAGCCAATATGCCGCCAGCGAGGCGGCGCTGAATGCCAGCCAGAACCAGGGCGGCGCCGGGGCCGGGATGGGCGCGGCCATGGGGGCCGCCATGGGCATGGGCCTGACGCGCGGCCCCTGGGGGGGCGCTGCGCAACAACAGGCCGCACCGGCACCAGTGGCACCGCCGCCACTGCCGGGAAAGCAGGTGGAAACCGTCTGGCATGTCGCCCGCGACGGCAAGGCCGATGGCCCCTACGGGCGCGGGCATCTGGGTCGGTTGGCGGCAAAGGGGGAATTCACGCGCGATACGCTTGTCTGGACACCGGGTCAGGATGGCTGGCTGCCTGCCGACGATGTTCCGGAACTGGCACAGCTGTTCACGATGATGCCGCCGCCCCTGCCGCGCTGA